In Phycisphaerae bacterium RAS1, the genomic window TCGCTCAACTGCACCGCCGGTCCGGCCGTCTGCACCCATTCGTAGCTGAGGTTCTGGCCTTCGACATCGCTGCCGCCGGCGCTGAGCTGCACCAGCGCGTTTTCATCCACGCTCACATCCTGCCCGGCGTCGGCGGAGGGCGCGTCATCGTCGGCGTTCACGTGCACCGTGACCGAATCGACGCTGGTGTTCGTCCCGTCGCTGACTCGCAGCTCGAACGTCACATCCGTATTCGCCACGCCCTCCGGCGCGCTGAAGCTCGGCGTGGCCGCGTTCGGATCGCTCAACTGCACCGCCGGTCCGGCCGTCTGCACCCATTCGTAGCTGAGGTTCTGGCCTTCGACATCGCTGCCGCCGGCGCTGAGCTGCACCAGCGCGTTTTCATCCACGCTCACATCCTGCCCGGCGTCGGCCGAGGGCGCGTCATCGTCGGCGTTCACGTGCACCGTGACCGAATCGACCGACGTGTTCGTCCCGTCGCTGACTCGCAGCTCGAACGTCACATCCGTATTCGCCACGCCCTCGGGCGCCGTGAAGCTCGGCGTCGCACCATTCGGGTTGCTCAACTGCACCGCCGGCCCGGCCGTCTGCATCCACTGGTAGGTCAGGGCGTCGTTGTCGGCGTCACTCGTCGACGCGCCACTCAACGTGACTTCGGTTCCCTCTTCAGCGGTCTGATCTTCGCCCGCGGAGGCGACCGGGGCCGAGTTGTACTGCGCCGCCATCTCGCCGTCAGCAAAGCTCACCGACTCGAGATTCGTGTGGTTGACGGTGAACGCTCCGCCGTCCGGCAGCGTCACCACGATGCGGCCGGCCGAAATCTGTGCATCGCTGGAACGGAACGAGCGTAAATCGAGCGTGTCGCGGTCGGCGCCGCCATCCACCGTGTAGGTGTTGCCGGCCTGCGGCGATTCGATGCGGAGCGTATCGTCACCGGCGTCCCCGTAGAGCATGTCGTCGCCCGCGCCGCCAATCAGCAGGTCGCTGCCATCGCCGCCGCGCAGCGTGTCGCTGCCCATGCCGCCGTCGAGCACGTCGCGACCACCGCCGCCGGCAAGCGCATCATTGCCGCCGCTGCCGCGAATGTTGTTGATATTCGCGTTTCCGGTGAGCGTGTCGCTGCTCGCGGTTCCGGTCAACGTCACGCCACCCAGGCCCGCGCCGAGATTGCGAATCTGGTCGTGCGTGAGGCCGTCCTTCTGGGCCGCGGAAAGCGTATTGAACCAGTTGGCATTGGGAATCGACGCGATCTGCGCCGGCGTCAGCTCGGCTATTCGATCCGCCGGAACATACCGGAAGTTTGAATAGGAGAGCGCCTGAATCTGGCTGGTGCTGAGCATTTCGCGCTGCGACGCCGTCAGGTGGCCGATGCTCACATTGGCCGTGTTCAACGCCTGAACCTGCGTCTCATCCAGCGACGCGCGCGCATCGGCCGACATCGTCGCGAACCAGTCGCTGTTCGGAATCGTCGCGATCTGCGACGGCGTCAGATGATCTACGCCAGTGGCGGACAGGTAACGGAAATCCGTGTAGCGCAAATCATCAATCTGCGTCGGCAGCAGCATCTCGCGCTGCGACGGCGTGAGGTGCCCGATGCTCACGCTGGCCGTATTCAGCGCCTGAACCTGCGACTCGTCCAGCGACGCGCGCGCATCCGCCGACATCGTCGCGAACCAGTCGCTGTTCGGGATCGTCGCAATCTGCGCCGGCGTCAGATGATCCACGCCGTTGGCCGAGAGGTAGCGGAAATCCGTGTAGCGCAGATCATCAATCTGCGTCGGCAGCAGCATCTCACGCTGTGACGGCGTCAGGTGGCCGATGCTGACGCTGGCCGTGTTCAGCGCCTGAACCTGCGACTCGTCCAGCGACCCGCGCGCATCCGCCGACATCGTCGCGAACCAATCGCTGTTCGGGATCGTCGCAATCTGCGCCGGCGTCAGATGATCCACGCCGTTGGCCGAGAGGTAGCGGAAATCCGTGTAGCGCAAATCATCAATCTGCGTCGGCAACAGCATCTCACGCTGCGACGGCGTGAGGTGCCCGATGCTCACGCCGGCCGTATTCAGCGCCTGAACCTGCGACTCGTCCAGCGACCCGCGCGCATCCGCCGACATCGTCGCGAACCAATCGCTGTTCGGGATCGTCGCAATCTGCGCCGGCGTCAGATGATCCACGCCGTTGGCCGAGAGGTAGCGGAAATCCGTGTAGCGCAAATCATCAATCTGCGTCGGCAACAGCATCTCACGCTGCGACGGCGTGAGGTGCCCGATGCTCACGCCGGCCGTATTCAGCGCCTGAACCTGCGACTCGTCCAGCGACCCGCGCGCATCCGCCGACATCGTCGCGAACCAATCGCTGTTCGGGATCGTCGCAATCTGCGCCGGCGTCAGATGATCCACGCCGTTGGCCGAGAGGTAGCGGAAATCCGTGTAGCGCAGATCATCAATCTGCGTCGGCAGCAGCATCTCACGCTGCGACGCCGTCAGGTGGCCGATGCTCACGCTGGCCGTGTTCAGCGCCTGAACCTGCGCTTGGTCGAGCGACCCGCGCGCATCGGCCGACATCGTCGCAAACCAGTCGCTGTTCGGAATCGTAGCGATCTGCGCCGGCGTCAGGTGATCCACGCCATTGGCGGACAGGTAACGGAAATCTGTGTAGCGCAGATCATCAATCTGCGTCGGCAGCAGCATCTCACGCTGCGACGCCGTCAGGTGGCCGATGCTCACGCTGGCCGTGTTCAGCGCCTGAACCTGCGACTCGTCCAGCGACCCGCGCGCATCGGCCGACATCGTCGCAAACCAATTCGAGTTCGGAATCGTCGCGATCTGCGTCGGCGTCAGGTAGTCGGCCTGGTCGGCGTTCAGATTGCGGAACTGCGTGTAGTTCATCGCGTGGACCGACGTCTCGACCTGCGGATCGCCCACCGCGATCTCCACCGTGTCGGTATACGTCGCACCGGCGGCGTCAGTGACGGTCACCTCAAACGTCAGCGTCGTAATCCCGGTCGTCCCCGGCGCCGTAAACGTCGGCGACGCGGCGCCGGCATCGCTGAGCGCCACGCTCGGCCCGCCCACCTGCCGCCACTGATAACCGATCGCATCATTGACATCCGCGTCGTGGCTGCCGGCCGCACTGAGCGCCACCGTCGAGCCCTCGTGGACATACTGATCGGCCCCGGCGTCGGCGACCGGCCCTTCGTTCACGCCGGCGACGTGCACCGCCAGCGTGTCGACGCTCACGTTCGTTCCGTCGCTCACGCGCAGCTCGAACGTCACGTCTGCCTGGCCCGCGACGTTCGGAGCGGCAAACGTCGGGTTCGCCGCGTGCGCGTCGCTCAACTCGACTTCCGGCCCGGAGGTCTGGACCCATTCATAGGAGAGGCTCTGACCTTCACTGTCCACGGCCGAGGCGTTGAGCTGAACCGTCGCGCCTTCAACAACGCTCTGGTCCTGACCCGCGTCAGCGCTGGGCGCGTCATCGTCCGCGTTCACGTGCACCGTGACCGTGTCCACCGCCAGGTTCGTCCCGTCACTCACGTGAAGCTCAAACGTCACGTCCGTGTTGGCGACTCCCTCGGGCGCGTCAAACGTCGGACTCGCGGCCTGCGGGTCGCTGAGCTCGACGTTCGGACCGGAGGTCTGCACCCAGCGATAGGTCAGCGTGTCGCCCGCGTCGTGATCGAATGAATGCGATCCATCCAACTGCACCACGGCCCCCTCCTCCGCCGTGAGGTCGCCGCCCGCGTCGGCGGTCGGCGCCGCGTTCAGTACGACCTCGTCGCCGATGTCAGAATCGGCGGCGTCATCGGCGACCGGCGCGTCGCCGCTGCCTGAGTGCGCGAGCTCGGCTCGATGCGCCTCCGCCGCGCTGATCATGCTCGAGTCAGCGCTGTGCGTGTCGGCTGCGACGTTGGGGTCATCCGCCAGCTTGATCTTCTCAATCTGGCTGTGGTGAATCGAGAACTGCCCGCCGTCGTCGAGCGCCACGTCCACGCGCCCACGCGAGAGCGTCACCTGGCTGCTGTCATAGCTCGACAGGTCCAGCGTGTCGGTGTCCGCGCCGCCTGAGACGGCGTAGACGTCGCCATCCTGCGCACCAGAGAACGTGAAGGTGTCTTTCCCCTTGCTGCCATAGAGGGTGTCATGCCCCCCGCCGCCGTCGAGCGCGTCGTTGCCGGAACCGCCGTCGAGGGTGTCGTCGCCGCCGCCGCCGCGGAGCGTATCGTTCCCGCTTTCGCCAATAAGCGTGTCCTGTCCATCGCCGCCCTGCAGCGTGTCGTTGCCCTTGCCGCCGCGAAGCGTATCGTCTCCCTGGTCGCCGCTGATCTCGTCATTCCCGCTGTCGCCGTAAAGCGTGTCGTCGTCTGCACCGCCGGAGATCGAATCGTCGCTTGAGCCGCCGCGGACTTCGTCGCGTCCGGCCCCGCCGCGGATCGTGTCCTCGCCGCTGTCGCCGTAGATCCGGTCATGCCCGTCATCGCCGTCGAGCAGGTCGTCGCCCTTGCCGCCGCGAACGGTGTCGTGCCCGTTGCCGCCGCTCACGGTGTCGTCGCCGCTGTCGCCGAAGAGCGTGTCGTTTTCGCCCCCGCCGTGGATCAGGTCGTCGCCGCCGTTGCCGTCAATGACATCCACGGCGTCGCTGCCGTCAATCGTCTCCGCCGCGCTCGTGCCGTCGGTGTGTTCCACGCCGTCGGCGTCCACCCACGTGGCCGACATCAAGATGCGCTGCTCGAGCGTCTCGACGCGAAACGTCGCCTTCGCCGGCGCGGGCGACTCGCCGTCGCCGGAGCACGCCGCGCTGTCAATGGACGAAGTCTGCCCCTGATCCTTGTTCGACGTGCTCATCGGTCCGCCTCTTCGAGCAACGCGGCGACGCCCGAAGCGCCCGACCATCGGCCCCGCTTCCGTCGCCGTAATAAGGAGTATGGGAATCGTTCGAGCGTCCGGTGGAATATTCCGCACCGTCGCCGACGACCACACGATGCGCGTCTTCCATGGCATGAATTCGCGGACGCGCTGGAGCAAACAGACGGCCGGACCGGCTCGGCGTTGCTATAATGCCCTTATCGCGTCGGCTGGGCTGCCGCTGGGATGGCGTCACCCCGTCCGATCTTATTGCCGCAAGTTCTCTTGGAAGGGAGAAGCACGATGTCTCATTCGCTATTCAGCCTTCGCCGTTACGCCGCCGCCGGGCTATGTCTCGCCGGTCTGGCGCTCGCCGCCGAGCGCGCCTCCGCCGCCGGCACGCCGCTGACAACCACGCGCATCATCAACGGCCTGGCGCGCCCGCTCTTCGTCACCGCTCCGCCCGGCGACTTTGGCCGCATCTTCATCGTCGAGCAGTTCTCCGGCACCACGGGCCGCATTCGGATTCTGAACATCCCCGGCAACACGCTCAACGCCACTCCATACCTGTCGGTTTCACCCGTCTCAACCGGAAACGAGCAGGGCCTGCTCGGCCTCGCCTTTCACCCGGACTTCCTGAGCAACGGCTATTTCTGGGTGAATTACACCAACAACGTGGGCACGACCGTCATCGCCCGCTACCGCGCCATGGGCGACCCCGCCACCGCCGCCACCGCCGACCCCGCCTCCGCCACTACCGTTCTCACGATCGCCCAGCCCTTCACCAATCACAACGGCGGCTGGATTGCGTTCGGCCCCGACGGCTATCTCTACGTTGGCATGGGCGACGGCGGCAGCGCTAACGACCCCAACGGAAACGCCCAGAACATCAACGTCCTGCTCGGAAAAATGCTCCGCATCGACGTCGACGGCGCCGACGGCGTCCCCGGAAATGATGACGACGACGGCGCCATCGGCGTCACCAACCCGCCCTACACCAACCCGCCCGACAACCCCTTCGTCGGTGTCGCCGGCGCCGATGAAATCTGGGCCTACGGCCTGCGCAACCCGTGGCGCAACAGCTTCGACCGGCTCACTGGCGACCTCTTCATCGCCGACGTCGGCCAGAATGTCTGGGAAGAGGTCAATTTCCAGCCCGCCGCCAGCGCCGGCGGTGAGAACTACGGCTGGCGCTGCATGGAAGGCGATAACTGCACCGGACTGAGCGGCTGCATCTGCGAGATCGGCTGCGGCAGCAACGTGCTCAGGTGCCCCTTCACGCAGTACCAGCACGTCGGCAGCTACTGCTCGATCACCGGCGGCTACGTCTATCGCGGCTGC contains:
- the yliI_1 gene encoding Soluble aldose sugar dehydrogenase YliI precursor; the protein is MSHSLFSLRRYAAAGLCLAGLALAAERASAAGTPLTTTRIINGLARPLFVTAPPGDFGRIFIVEQFSGTTGRIRILNIPGNTLNATPYLSVSPVSTGNEQGLLGLAFHPDFLSNGYFWVNYTNNVGTTVIARYRAMGDPATAATADPASATTVLTIAQPFTNHNGGWIAFGPDGYLYVGMGDGGSANDPNGNAQNINVLLGKMLRIDVDGADGVPGNDDDDGAIGVTNPPYTNPPDNPFVGVAGADEIWAYGLRNPWRNSFDRLTGDLFIADVGQNVWEEVNFQPAASAGGENYGWRCMEGDNCTGLSGCICEIGCGSNVLRCPFTQYQHVGSYCSITGGYVYRGCRIWDLRGTYFYSDYCANHTFALRYDLIDGVTSFEDISLEIDPPGSLLINAITSHGEDAAGEIYICDQGGEIYKLIPNGPVVGDCNADGTIDILDINPFADLIANASYDYVADINLDNADNILDINPFVALLANPCP